In the genome of Pseudanabaena mucicola str. Chao 1806, the window TCATCAGTGCGCCCCCTGCCAATAGCCATCCCGATAACTTAAAGCTAAAGCCGATCGCAAGGGTAATACCTAAAACCACTAACCGCACCAAACTTGCCTTTGCCAAAGCCGCCGAGTGACCGTGATAAATCAGCAGTCCTTGAAAATAGCGCCGCCATGCAATGACAAACGCCCAGCCTCCCATGATCAGGATGATATTTTGCACTGAAGCCGCCATATTTGCAGGAATCGCTAACCATTGCATACCTACAAGGTTAAATACTGGTGGCAGAGCTAACAAATACAATAATCCGCTTAAAATGCCGCCACTTAGTAAGGTAAAGCGCCACAATGCTAATCGTGAATTGGCATTACTAGCTAGAGCGTTAGAAGCATGGAGAATCATAATAATTGGACTTTCTAACAGAACGGCTAAGGATTTAGCGATGCCTAAACTAGCAAGATTAACCTGTGCCTCTGGTAGGTAAGCCAACGTAACTGTGACTGCGGGATCTCCACAAGCCATAGTCACATCACTAAGCGAAAGAGGCAGAAATTCGCGCCATAGATCGATGAGGGTAATTTGCTGAGGAGAATGGGTAGATAAATTAGAGGCTGAATGAGAAATATTTTTCATGTTTTAGTTAACAGGAGATAGATTATTAATTGCGGTAACTAGATCTTCGTTTTCCCATAGTTCAATGTTTTGTGCCTTGAGCCAGTCAGGGTTATAGACTGTTTCCAAATAGCGATCGCCGCGATCGGGATTAATTAAAACCATCGTTTGGGTATTGCTATGGCGTTTAGCTTCCGCGATCGCCGCCGCCGTAATTGCCCCAGTCGAAGCACCTAAAAGCATTCCTTCCTTTTTCGCTAAGCCATGACAGACAGAAAACGCGAGAGCATCAGTGACATTGTAAGCAGCATCAATCATTTGGCGATTAAAGTTTGGTGGCGTAAACGATAGTCCTAAACCCGTCATTTTGTAAGGATGACGTGGCATCCCAAAAATTGCTGAACCTGCCACATCTACGCCGATAATGCGTGTTTGTGGATGATGTTGGCGGAAATAGCGACTCACACCACCGATTTGTCCTGCCGTACTCACACCAATTACTACTGCATCAGGGGCTTGTGGACAAACTGCCATAATTTCGGCGGCGGTTTGCCAGTAATGGGCTTCCAAATTATCAGGATTGAGATGCTGGCAAGGATACCAAGCCCCATCAATAGCGGCTGTGAGTTCCTTAGCTCGTTCCATTCGGGCAACTTGCATTGAGCCTTGGGCATCGGCAGCACTGGCAGGGACTTCCACTAACTCCGCACCATAGGCAGTCAACATACGGCGAATTGTCGGTGAAGTTTTCGCATCAATCACAATCATCACCCTATAACCACGCACCGCACCGACGATCGCTAAACCAATGCCAAAATTGCCCGAACTAGATTCAATAATTGTTCCCCCTTGGCGTAATAAACCTTGATCTTCCGCTTGTTTAACCAAATAGGCGGCATTCTTTTCTTTGATACTGCCTCCGGGATTGCAGGATTCTAATTTTAAATAGAGGTTATGTTCGGTACATAAAGGATGAATTTGATTGAGTCTGACTAGTGGTACT includes:
- a CDS encoding cysteine synthase family protein is translated as MSYENQLVNFNETHKLNSTYLSQINPISLSLQANTSNIRHLCHDVTEALGKVPLVRLNQIHPLCTEHNLYLKLESCNPGGSIKEKNAAYLVKQAEDQGLLRQGGTIIESSSGNFGIGLAIVGAVRGYRVMIVIDAKTSPTIRRMLTAYGAELVEVPASAADAQGSMQVARMERAKELTAAIDGAWYPCQHLNPDNLEAHYWQTAAEIMAVCPQAPDAVVIGVSTAGQIGGVSRYFRQHHPQTRIIGVDVAGSAIFGMPRHPYKMTGLGLSFTPPNFNRQMIDAAYNVTDALAFSVCHGLAKKEGMLLGASTGAITAAAIAEAKRHSNTQTMVLINPDRGDRYLETVYNPDWLKAQNIELWENEDLVTAINNLSPVN